In Roseomonas fluvialis, one genomic interval encodes:
- a CDS encoding CoA transferase subunit A: MGKVYPDATAALAGVLRDGMVIHSGGFGLCGIPALLIEAIRESGVKDLTVVSNNAGIDDAGLGLLLKTRQIRKMVSSYVGENAEFARQFLAGELEIEFNPQGTLAERIRAGGAGIPAFFTKTGVGTDVAKGKETREFDGETYVMERGIFADLAIVHAYMADTEGNLVYRKTARNFNPMMATAAKVTVAQVEHLVQAGQIDPDHIHTPGIFIKRMVVCPQGYEKRIEQRTVRKRPAAAAAGAESQA, from the coding sequence ATGGGCAAGGTCTATCCTGACGCGACAGCCGCACTCGCCGGCGTGCTGCGCGACGGCATGGTGATCCATTCCGGCGGCTTCGGCCTATGCGGCATCCCGGCCCTGCTGATCGAGGCGATCCGCGAATCGGGAGTGAAGGACCTCACGGTGGTGTCGAACAATGCCGGCATCGACGATGCCGGGCTCGGCCTGCTGCTCAAGACGCGCCAGATCCGGAAGATGGTGTCGTCCTACGTGGGCGAGAACGCGGAATTCGCGCGGCAGTTCCTGGCCGGCGAGCTCGAGATCGAATTCAATCCGCAGGGCACGCTGGCCGAGCGCATCCGCGCCGGCGGCGCCGGCATCCCGGCCTTCTTCACCAAGACCGGCGTCGGCACCGATGTCGCGAAGGGCAAGGAGACGCGCGAGTTCGACGGCGAGACCTACGTGATGGAACGCGGCATCTTCGCCGACCTCGCGATCGTGCACGCCTACATGGCGGATACCGAGGGGAACCTCGTGTATCGAAAGACCGCGCGGAACTTCAACCCGATGATGGCGACCGCGGCGAAGGTCACGGTCGCGCAGGTCGAGCACCTGGTGCAGGCCGGGCAAATCGACCCCGACCACATCCACACGCCCGGCATCTTCATCAAGCGCATGGTCGTCTGCCCGCAGGGCTACGAGAAGCGCATCGAACAGCGCACCGTCCGCAAGCGCCCCGCCGCGGCCGCGGCCGGCGCCGAATCCCAGGCCTGA